The Prevotella melaninogenica genome window below encodes:
- a CDS encoding fused gamma-glutamyl-gamma-aminobutyrate hydrolase/peptidase — MQYDLQSHLDKVYSTFPEAKRKPIIGITTNYMNGDAALRNVYYKQVVAAGGVPMLIPPVADKDVLINTLDHLDGLLLTGGADINPLWLGEEPSPKLNNINAERDLPELMLIRLAFNRQLPILGICRGAQALAVALGGKIQQDIYDEYIREEETVEKKLSKDKTVTTYRAATLKHSQDAERCEATHSVTLNKSSVLYALYKEERLMVNSFHHQAVKDAGKHFRVTALSPDGVIEAIESSEFKPIMGVQWHPEWMGEEGGKIFQWLVGQSNNFYLAKQLHQRILTLDTHCDTPMFFPQGVNFDQRDSRILYDLHKMTEGRQDAVTMAAYLPQPKIGESFSSKIDVEGLKRYNPHLVETLNHLSPAVYANLIFDKIEEIVKQNQRYISIARTPSDLYEDKRKGRKSIMFAIENGLALEHKLENVKHFAQRGVTYITLCHNGDNDICDSARGCNTHGGVSKFGEEVIKEMNRNGIMVDLSHGGEKSFYDALEISTMPIVCSHSNSKALCDVPRNLTDDQMRALAKKGGVAHITMYQGFLKKGSEATVMDAIAHLEHAINIMGIDHVGIGTDFDGDGTVRGMADASEMINFTLHLLRRKYSERDIEKIWGGNWLRVMAQVQSVRK; from the coding sequence ATGCAATACGATCTTCAGTCACATCTCGATAAGGTGTATTCAACTTTCCCTGAAGCAAAGCGTAAGCCTATAATTGGTATCACTACCAATTATATGAATGGTGATGCTGCGTTAAGGAATGTCTATTATAAGCAGGTGGTAGCTGCGGGCGGAGTCCCAATGCTTATTCCTCCTGTGGCTGATAAGGATGTGCTTATTAACACCCTCGACCATCTTGACGGTCTTCTCCTTACAGGTGGTGCTGATATCAATCCTCTGTGGCTTGGCGAGGAGCCTTCTCCTAAACTTAATAATATCAATGCTGAGCGTGATTTACCCGAACTGATGCTTATCCGTTTGGCGTTTAATCGTCAGTTGCCTATCCTTGGTATCTGCCGTGGAGCGCAAGCCCTTGCTGTCGCTTTAGGTGGAAAGATACAGCAAGATATCTATGATGAATATATAAGAGAGGAGGAAACGGTTGAAAAGAAACTGAGCAAAGACAAAACGGTAACAACCTATCGTGCTGCTACATTAAAGCATTCACAGGACGCTGAACGCTGTGAAGCTACGCATAGCGTGACCCTTAACAAGTCATCTGTCCTCTATGCGCTCTATAAGGAAGAGCGTCTTATGGTCAATAGCTTCCACCATCAGGCAGTGAAAGACGCTGGAAAGCACTTCCGTGTGACAGCACTTTCACCTGATGGAGTGATTGAAGCCATTGAGAGTAGCGAGTTCAAGCCTATCATGGGAGTGCAATGGCATCCCGAATGGATGGGTGAAGAGGGAGGAAAAATCTTCCAGTGGCTGGTTGGACAATCTAATAACTTCTACCTTGCTAAGCAACTTCATCAGCGCATCTTGACGCTTGATACACACTGTGATACGCCTATGTTCTTCCCACAAGGCGTCAACTTCGATCAGCGTGACTCACGTATTCTCTACGATCTCCATAAGATGACGGAGGGAAGGCAGGATGCTGTGACGATGGCTGCTTACCTTCCACAACCGAAGATAGGTGAGTCTTTCTCGTCAAAGATTGATGTTGAAGGTTTGAAACGCTATAATCCTCACCTCGTTGAGACATTGAATCATCTCTCACCAGCTGTCTATGCCAACCTTATCTTCGACAAAATAGAGGAAATTGTTAAGCAGAACCAACGCTATATCAGTATTGCTCGTACACCTTCCGACCTTTACGAAGATAAGCGCAAGGGACGTAAGAGTATTATGTTTGCTATTGAGAACGGTCTTGCTTTGGAGCATAAGCTTGAGAATGTAAAGCACTTTGCACAGCGTGGTGTGACCTATATAACCCTTTGTCATAATGGTGATAACGATATTTGCGACTCTGCACGAGGTTGCAACACCCACGGAGGAGTAAGTAAGTTTGGCGAAGAGGTCATCAAGGAGATGAACCGTAACGGTATTATGGTCGACTTAAGCCACGGCGGAGAGAAGAGTTTTTATGATGCGTTGGAGATTAGTACGATGCCAATCGTATGTAGTCATTCTAATAGCAAAGCACTCTGTGACGTTCCTCGCAACCTTACCGATGATCAGATGCGAGCGTTGGCAAAGAAGGGCGGTGTGGCTCATATCACAATGTACCAAGGCTTCTTGAAGAAGGGTAGTGAGGCAACAGTGATGGATGCGATAGCCCATCTTGAGCATGCTATCAACATTATGGGTATCGATCATGTAGGTATTGGTACCGATTTTGATGGTGACGGAACCGTACGCGGTATGGCTGATGCGAGCGAAATGATCAACTTCACCCTTCATCTATTGCGTCGTAAGTATAGCGAAAGAGATATTGAAAAGATATGGGGAGGCAACTGGCTGCGTGTAATGGCGCAGGTACAGAGCGTTAGAAAATAA
- a CDS encoding M28 family peptidase: protein MKTNIKIFFGCLLAVSLATVAYGCKGKASNTDNGADTVATAKPVGPTFNADSAYAFTAAQCDFGPRVMNSAAHDKCGKWIVEKFKEYGCDVQEQKADLKAYDGTVLKSTNIIARFNPEAKKRILICAHWDSRPWADNDPDSTNHKKPVMAANDGASGVAVMLELARQLQADKKLKVGVDFVCFDAEDWGIPRWETRYQDDGDSWALGAQYYAKNFPTAVKPEFGILLDMVGGEGAQFYREGMSIQFASDVVNRVWEAAKGAGFGSYFPDAVGGMVTDDHVPVNQFAGIPTIDIIPYYPDCQQSSFGPTWHTVNDTMEHIDKNTLLAVGQTVIQVLYTL from the coding sequence ATGAAAACGAATATAAAAATCTTTTTCGGCTGCCTCTTGGCAGTATCCCTCGCAACCGTAGCCTATGGATGTAAGGGGAAAGCAAGCAACACTGATAATGGTGCTGACACTGTGGCTACAGCAAAACCAGTCGGTCCTACGTTTAATGCCGACTCTGCATACGCCTTTACAGCAGCACAGTGTGACTTCGGACCACGTGTGATGAACTCTGCAGCACATGATAAGTGTGGCAAGTGGATAGTAGAGAAATTCAAGGAGTATGGCTGTGATGTACAGGAGCAGAAAGCCGATCTAAAAGCCTATGACGGTACGGTCTTGAAGTCAACTAATATCATTGCACGTTTTAATCCAGAAGCAAAGAAGCGTATCTTAATCTGTGCGCACTGGGATAGTCGTCCTTGGGCAGACAATGATCCAGACTCTACTAACCACAAGAAGCCTGTTATGGCTGCGAATGATGGTGCCAGTGGAGTGGCTGTAATGCTTGAGTTAGCACGTCAGTTGCAGGCTGATAAGAAGTTAAAAGTAGGTGTTGACTTCGTATGCTTTGATGCTGAAGACTGGGGAATACCACGTTGGGAGACTCGATATCAAGACGATGGCGACTCTTGGGCATTAGGTGCACAATACTACGCAAAGAACTTCCCAACGGCTGTTAAGCCTGAGTTCGGTATTCTTCTCGATATGGTAGGAGGCGAAGGTGCTCAGTTCTATCGTGAGGGAATGTCTATTCAGTTTGCTTCTGATGTCGTAAACCGTGTGTGGGAGGCTGCAAAGGGAGCAGGTTTCGGCTCTTACTTCCCTGATGCTGTTGGTGGCATGGTTACCGACGATCATGTTCCAGTGAACCAGTTTGCAGGTATTCCTACTATTGATATCATTCCTTACTATCCTGATTGTCAGCAAAGCTCTTTCGGCCCAACATGGCATACAGTCAATGACACTATGGAACATATCGATAAGAATACGTTGTTAGCAGTTGGTCAGACCGTCATACAGGTATTGTATACGCTGTAA
- a CDS encoding nucleoside recognition domain-containing protein, which produces MALNYIWIGFFVIAFVFGIISLLMGDTTIFEKMMNSTFDSSKNAFETSIGLTGVLTLWLGIMKIGEKAGVVNVLARMLSPFFSKLFPDIPKNHPVMGSIFMNIASNMLGLDNAATPTGLKAMAQMQELNTKKDTATNPMIMFLVLNTSGLTLIPTTILGYRSMNGAAQPMDVFIPILLATTVATIAGIFITAAWQRINIFHPTLFLGLVGIIGFVGLLIWGFGQMDKQMTNTVSSVASNLIVMSIIILFIVVALLRKVNVYDAFIEGAKDGFQTAVRIIPYLVAILVAVGVFRASGAMDLLIQGIKWCVEQCGLDTRFVDALPTAFMKPLSGSGARGLMLESMKTFGVDSFVGRLSCIFQGSTDTTFYILAVYFGSIGIRYTRHALACGLLADLVGVIAAIAICYIFF; this is translated from the coding sequence ATGGCACTGAACTATATTTGGATAGGATTCTTCGTAATAGCATTTGTCTTCGGAATTATCTCTCTGTTGATGGGCGATACAACGATATTCGAGAAGATGATGAACTCTACCTTTGATTCATCTAAGAATGCTTTTGAAACATCAATAGGCTTAACAGGAGTCTTGACACTGTGGTTAGGAATCATGAAGATTGGTGAGAAAGCTGGTGTTGTCAATGTTCTTGCACGTATGCTCAGCCCTTTCTTCTCAAAACTCTTCCCTGATATTCCTAAGAATCACCCTGTTATGGGTTCTATCTTTATGAATATAGCATCGAACATGTTAGGACTTGATAATGCAGCTACGCCTACAGGACTGAAGGCGATGGCGCAGATGCAAGAGCTGAACACAAAGAAAGACACGGCAACTAACCCGATGATAATGTTCTTAGTATTGAATACTTCGGGTCTGACGCTCATCCCTACGACCATTCTTGGCTATCGAAGCATGAACGGTGCAGCACAACCTATGGATGTGTTTATCCCAATTCTGTTGGCAACAACGGTAGCAACGATAGCTGGTATTTTCATTACGGCAGCTTGGCAACGTATCAATATTTTCCACCCGACATTGTTTTTGGGGCTTGTTGGTATTATAGGCTTTGTTGGATTGTTAATTTGGGGATTCGGACAGATGGATAAGCAGATGACGAATACGGTGTCATCTGTTGCCTCTAACTTGATTGTCATGTCGATAATCATCCTTTTCATCGTTGTGGCGTTGTTACGGAAAGTGAACGTTTATGACGCTTTCATCGAAGGAGCGAAGGATGGATTCCAAACCGCAGTACGTATCATTCCTTATTTAGTAGCTATCCTTGTGGCTGTAGGAGTGTTCCGTGCTTCGGGTGCAATGGACCTTTTGATACAGGGAATTAAGTGGTGTGTGGAGCAGTGCGGACTTGACACAAGATTCGTAGATGCACTCCCAACTGCTTTTATGAAGCCGCTTTCTGGTAGTGGTGCACGTGGTCTTATGTTGGAATCAATGAAAACTTTTGGTGTTGACTCATTCGTTGGCAGATTGAGTTGTATCTTCCAAGGTTCAACAGATACGACTTTCTATATCTTAGCGGTTTACTTCGGAAGCATCGGTATAAGGTATACACGTCATGCATTAGCTTGTGGATTATTGGCTGATTTAGTTGGTGTAATTGCCGCAATCGCAATCTGCTATATATTCTTTTAG
- a CDS encoding oligosaccharide flippase family protein produces the protein MANLKSLAKDTAIYGMSSIIGRFLNYLLVPLYTAKISAASGGYGVITNIYAYTALLLVVLTYGMETTFFRYANKTDQDPKKVYSTTLSLVGLSSLLFIAMVFVFLQPICDFMGYSEHPSYVWVMAVTVAIDAFQAIPFAYLRYKKRPIKFATFKLLFIALNIILNLVYYLILDGHEVGYAFYINLVCTTTITFCFWKELKDGFFAGGKLLDMPLAKKMLSYTWPILFLGIAGILNQTAGYIIFPYVYKDNDAHTQLGIFGAASKIAMIMSMITQAFRYAYEPFVFGKARDKDNKETYARAMKFFIIFTLLAFLVVMGYMDILRHIIGRDYWVGLKVVPIVMAGGIMTGVYFNLSFWYKLIDKTIWGAYFSGIGCAVIIGINVIFVPKYGYIACAWAGFMGNATAMVLSYLVGQRKYPINYPLKSIFVYLLIAGLFFAVITYTNANLPVPAALGINTLVIILFIAHVLYHDFPLQKLRSRFAKK, from the coding sequence ATGGCAAATTTAAAATCACTTGCAAAAGACACTGCTATCTACGGAATGAGCAGTATCATCGGAAGGTTCTTAAACTACCTTCTTGTACCCCTCTATACAGCGAAAATTAGTGCGGCGAGCGGTGGCTATGGTGTTATCACAAACATCTATGCTTATACTGCGTTGCTGTTGGTCGTTTTGACTTATGGAATGGAGACGACTTTCTTCCGTTATGCCAATAAGACTGACCAAGATCCGAAGAAGGTTTACTCTACTACTTTGTCTTTGGTAGGGCTTTCTTCACTGCTATTTATAGCAATGGTCTTCGTCTTCCTGCAGCCTATCTGTGACTTTATGGGTTACTCGGAACATCCCTCATATGTGTGGGTTATGGCTGTCACGGTAGCGATTGATGCCTTTCAGGCTATCCCTTTTGCCTATCTCAGATACAAGAAACGCCCAATTAAGTTTGCTACTTTCAAACTGTTATTCATTGCTTTGAACATCATTTTGAATCTTGTTTACTATCTTATCCTTGACGGACATGAGGTGGGTTATGCCTTCTATATCAACCTTGTATGTACAACGACTATCACCTTCTGCTTCTGGAAAGAGCTAAAAGATGGCTTCTTTGCAGGCGGTAAGCTGCTTGATATGCCTTTGGCAAAGAAGATGTTGTCCTATACTTGGCCAATTCTTTTCCTTGGTATAGCTGGTATTCTTAATCAGACGGCAGGTTATATCATCTTCCCATACGTCTACAAGGACAATGATGCGCATACACAATTGGGTATCTTCGGTGCTGCAAGTAAGATAGCAATGATTATGTCGATGATTACGCAGGCTTTCCGCTATGCCTATGAGCCATTCGTCTTTGGTAAGGCACGCGACAAAGACAATAAGGAAACCTATGCGAGGGCTATGAAGTTCTTTATTATCTTTACGCTTCTTGCCTTCTTGGTGGTAATGGGGTATATGGATATTCTGCGCCATATCATCGGTCGTGACTACTGGGTAGGATTGAAGGTTGTGCCTATCGTGATGGCAGGAGGTATCATGACAGGTGTTTACTTCAACCTTAGTTTCTGGTATAAACTCATTGATAAGACGATTTGGGGTGCCTATTTCTCAGGTATCGGATGTGCTGTAATCATCGGAATCAACGTGATTTTCGTACCAAAATATGGTTATATCGCTTGTGCTTGGGCAGGTTTCATGGGTAATGCAACGGCAATGGTGCTCTCTTATCTTGTCGGTCAGCGTAAGTATCCGATAAACTATCCATTGAAGAGTATCTTTGTTTATCTTCTGATAGCGGGTCTCTTCTTTGCCGTTATCACCTATACTAACGCCAATCTTCCTGTTCCTGCAGCCTTGGGAATCAATACATTGGTTATCATTCTCTTTATAGCTCACGTGCTTTATCACGACTTTCCACTGCAAAAATTACGCAGTCGGTTTGCAAAGAAATAA
- a CDS encoding S46 family peptidase produces MKKSTLLIAGLLALGSTSMHADEGMWTLYNLPDAVYEQMVAEGFQLPRNMLYGAPNAISNSVINFSGFCSGVVVSPNGLVFTNHHCGFSAINALSTVEHDYMKDGFYAKSYAEELPSKDLFVSFMKKQEDITPRVNKLIAGKNAEQTEAIIDSLTNHLTDSIKTIDKTLHISVDAFYEGNKYYATTYQDFQDVRLVFTVPKSMGKFGGETDNWMWPRQTSDFSVFRIYADPKTNGPAAYSKDNVPYKPANWAPVSLQGYKDKDFAMTIGYPGSTNRYLSSFGIQQRRDIENTVRVQVRDIKLAIMKKYMDKNEKTRLQYENKYVTSANYWKNSIGMNKCIDSIGLIRQKAEYEAKIQRWLDEKAVKDPAVNVDLKKLSNLYKESAEPALVQAYWNESFWKVSELIQRALDITRGAIEPQGPKDDESAQYIQFKDNSSDWNLALDKEMTAAMLKNYAEHVPAAYRPEVFNVIKTKFGNNYKKYTDWLYANSKLLVKDHKFYNDEKTLNDPGIQLGVELVMLYQQVMTNYVSKIEAIEQEEKKLCEAKVQMEMDMPHYSDANFTMRMSYGQVGGYMIGGFDSNYYTTAESLVEKMKLGKKLEDYKVEPIMMELMSAKDFGRYADKTTGKMQLCFLTNNDITGGNSGSPMFDGKGRLIGLAFDGNWDSLSSDINFDRKLARCIGVDIRFVLYLMDKWGHADRLLKEINPQ; encoded by the coding sequence ATGAAGAAATCGACTTTACTTATTGCCGGACTTCTCGCATTGGGTAGTACATCCATGCACGCCGACGAGGGTATGTGGACGCTCTATAACTTGCCAGATGCCGTCTACGAACAAATGGTAGCTGAGGGATTCCAGTTGCCACGCAACATGCTTTATGGCGCACCTAACGCTATTAGCAATTCTGTTATCAACTTCTCTGGCTTCTGCTCAGGTGTTGTTGTATCACCAAATGGTCTTGTCTTCACTAATCATCACTGTGGATTCAGCGCAATTAATGCCCTTTCCACCGTTGAACATGATTATATGAAGGATGGTTTCTATGCAAAAAGCTATGCAGAGGAACTCCCAAGCAAGGACTTGTTTGTGTCTTTTATGAAGAAGCAGGAGGATATTACTCCTCGTGTTAATAAGCTTATTGCAGGTAAGAATGCTGAACAGACAGAGGCGATTATCGATTCTCTTACAAATCATTTGACCGATTCTATCAAGACCATTGATAAGACTTTGCATATCAGTGTTGATGCTTTCTACGAGGGAAATAAGTATTATGCCACTACATATCAGGACTTCCAAGACGTACGTTTGGTGTTCACAGTACCAAAGAGTATGGGTAAGTTCGGTGGTGAAACAGATAACTGGATGTGGCCACGACAGACAAGTGACTTCTCTGTGTTCCGTATTTATGCCGATCCTAAGACCAACGGACCAGCTGCCTACTCAAAGGATAATGTGCCTTATAAGCCAGCTAACTGGGCTCCTGTAAGTCTTCAGGGCTACAAGGATAAGGATTTTGCAATGACAATTGGCTATCCTGGCTCTACTAATCGTTACTTGTCTTCGTTCGGTATACAGCAGCGTCGAGACATTGAAAACACTGTTCGTGTACAAGTTCGTGATATCAAGCTCGCTATTATGAAGAAGTACATGGATAAGAACGAGAAGACTCGTCTCCAATATGAGAACAAGTACGTTACATCAGCTAACTACTGGAAGAACTCTATTGGTATGAATAAATGTATTGATTCCATCGGTTTGATTCGTCAGAAGGCTGAATATGAGGCTAAGATACAGAGATGGTTGGATGAAAAGGCCGTGAAGGACCCTGCTGTAAATGTTGATCTCAAGAAGTTAAGCAACCTTTATAAGGAGAGTGCTGAGCCTGCTTTGGTTCAAGCTTACTGGAACGAGTCATTCTGGAAGGTGTCTGAATTGATTCAGAGAGCCTTGGATATCACCCGTGGTGCTATCGAACCACAGGGGCCTAAGGATGATGAATCAGCACAGTATATACAGTTTAAGGACAATAGTAGCGACTGGAACTTAGCCCTTGATAAGGAAATGACAGCTGCTATGTTGAAGAATTATGCTGAACACGTACCTGCTGCGTATCGTCCAGAAGTATTTAATGTTATCAAAACAAAGTTTGGTAACAATTATAAGAAGTACACTGACTGGCTCTATGCAAATAGTAAACTACTTGTTAAGGACCATAAGTTCTATAATGATGAGAAGACACTCAACGACCCAGGTATACAGCTTGGAGTAGAACTCGTGATGCTCTATCAGCAAGTTATGACCAACTATGTTAGCAAGATAGAAGCTATCGAGCAGGAAGAGAAGAAGCTTTGCGAGGCAAAGGTACAGATGGAGATGGATATGCCACATTACAGTGACGCTAACTTCACGATGCGTATGTCTTATGGTCAGGTCGGTGGTTATATGATTGGTGGCTTTGACAGCAACTACTACACAACTGCTGAGAGTCTTGTTGAGAAGATGAAGTTAGGTAAGAAACTTGAGGATTACAAGGTTGAGCCTATCATGATGGAGCTTATGAGTGCTAAGGACTTCGGTCGTTATGCTGATAAGACAACAGGTAAGATGCAGCTTTGCTTCCTTACTAACAATGATATCACTGGTGGTAACTCAGGTTCTCCAATGTTTGATGGTAAGGGTCGCCTTATTGGTCTTGCTTTCGATGGTAACTGGGATAGCCTTTCAAGTGATATCAACTTCGATCGCAAGCTCGCACGTTGTATTGGTGTTGACATCCGTTTCGTCCTCTACTTGATGGATAAGTGGGGTCACGCTGACCGTCTCTTGAAGGAAATTAACCCACAGTAA
- a CDS encoding DEAD/DEAH box helicase — protein MKTFEELGVSEEIRRAISELGFEHPMPVQEEVIPYLLGNRNDVIALAQTGTGKTAAFGLPLLQRIDTSSKETQAIVLSPTRELCLQIADDLKEFSKYIPHLHIAAVYGGASIDTQIRQLRHGVQIIVATPGRLIDLMHRGKARLDKVRNVVLDEADEMLNMGFQESITEILTGVPEDRNTLLFSATMSREVERVAKGYLHDYKEIVVGSRNEGAESVNHIYYMVNARDKYLALKRLVDFYPKIYAIVFCRTKVETQEIADKLIKDGYNAEALHGDLSQQQRDLTMQKFRSHLTQILVATDVAARGLDVNDLTHVINYGLPDDIENYTHRSGRTGRAGKKGTSISIIHSREKYKVRNIEREISKDFVDGTLPSPEEICKKQLFKTMDDILKTDVDEDQIAPYMKDINRQFEYIDKEVVIKKIVSATFGRFLDYYKNAQEIEKPSSRSAREDSRGTRGEGRGSRNRGPRKAESGYKRLFINLGKADGFYPGEVMQFINKNVHGKQAVGHIDLLAKQSYIEVPEQDAQKVMQSLDGATYKGRKVRCNDAEEGGHGHSSNGRSASGNGRSAGGRGGYGSRGEGRQDARERKGRGRRQYDENPFGGQHKFKKDDWKELMKSSPAKLKGDEPDFSEEGWARRKPKK, from the coding sequence TTGAAGACATTTGAAGAGTTAGGTGTGAGCGAAGAGATTCGTCGCGCCATTAGTGAGCTTGGATTTGAACATCCAATGCCTGTACAGGAAGAAGTAATCCCTTATTTACTTGGTAATCGTAACGACGTCATCGCACTGGCACAGACTGGTACGGGTAAGACGGCTGCATTCGGTTTGCCTTTGCTGCAACGTATTGATACAAGCAGCAAGGAGACGCAGGCTATCGTGCTTAGTCCTACGCGTGAACTTTGCTTGCAGATTGCCGATGACCTAAAGGAATTCAGTAAGTATATCCCTCATTTGCATATCGCAGCTGTCTATGGTGGTGCATCTATCGATACACAGATTCGCCAGTTGCGTCATGGTGTACAGATTATCGTGGCTACACCGGGCCGACTGATTGACCTTATGCACCGTGGTAAGGCTCGTCTTGACAAGGTTAGAAACGTTGTTTTGGACGAGGCTGACGAGATGTTGAACATGGGTTTCCAAGAGAGTATCACTGAGATATTGACCGGTGTACCTGAAGATCGTAACACATTGTTGTTCTCGGCTACGATGAGTCGTGAGGTAGAGCGCGTTGCAAAGGGTTATCTACATGACTATAAAGAGATTGTAGTGGGTAGCCGTAACGAGGGTGCTGAGAGTGTAAACCATATTTATTATATGGTGAATGCACGCGACAAGTACCTTGCCTTGAAGCGATTGGTTGACTTCTATCCAAAGATTTATGCGATTGTATTCTGCCGTACAAAGGTTGAGACACAGGAGATTGCTGACAAGTTGATTAAGGACGGATACAATGCAGAGGCGTTGCATGGCGACCTCTCGCAGCAGCAGCGTGACCTTACGATGCAGAAGTTCCGCTCACATCTCACACAGATTCTCGTCGCTACAGACGTTGCAGCACGTGGATTGGATGTGAACGACTTGACACACGTTATCAACTATGGTCTCCCTGATGATATCGAGAACTACACCCACCGTTCTGGCCGTACGGGTCGTGCAGGAAAGAAGGGTACTTCAATCTCGATTATTCACTCACGTGAGAAGTATAAGGTACGTAATATTGAACGCGAAATCAGTAAGGACTTTGTTGACGGAACACTGCCTTCACCAGAGGAAATCTGCAAGAAGCAGCTGTTTAAGACAATGGATGACATCCTGAAGACAGACGTTGATGAGGACCAGATTGCACCTTATATGAAGGATATCAACCGACAATTCGAGTATATCGATAAGGAGGTTGTCATCAAGAAGATTGTTTCTGCAACCTTTGGTCGCTTCCTTGACTATTATAAGAATGCTCAGGAGATTGAGAAGCCATCGTCACGTAGTGCACGTGAGGATAGCCGTGGCACAAGAGGTGAAGGCAGAGGAAGTCGCAACCGTGGTCCACGTAAGGCGGAGAGTGGTTATAAGCGACTCTTTATCAATCTCGGTAAGGCAGATGGTTTCTATCCGGGTGAGGTGATGCAGTTCATCAATAAGAATGTGCATGGTAAGCAGGCTGTAGGACATATCGACCTCCTTGCTAAACAAAGCTACATCGAAGTGCCAGAGCAGGACGCTCAGAAGGTGATGCAGTCACTGGACGGTGCTACCTATAAAGGTCGTAAGGTGCGTTGTAACGATGCAGAAGAAGGTGGTCACGGTCATTCGTCTAATGGTCGTTCAGCCAGTGGCAATGGTCGCTCTGCAGGCGGCCGTGGTGGTTACGGCAGCCGTGGCGAAGGTCGTCAGGACGCTCGTGAGCGCAAAGGCCGTGGTCGTCGCCAGTATGATGAGAATCCTTTCGGAGGCCAGCATAAGTTCAAGAAAGATGATTGGAAGGAACTTATGAAATCCAGTCCAGCTAAGCTAAAGGGCGATGAACCAGACTTCTCTGAAGAAGGATGGGCAAGACGCAAACCAAAGAAGTAA